The following is a genomic window from Kogia breviceps isolate mKogBre1 chromosome 4, mKogBre1 haplotype 1, whole genome shotgun sequence.
CAGATGAAATCATCCTGTTGCTCCTGGGGAGTTATCTGGTTGCCTGAGGCTGGTGAGGGAAGGACAGAATTCCCAGGGAACATCAGAGCCCCAGCTGGGGACTGCCTGTCTCCAGGCGGGTGGGGGCCTTGGAAGATGCCCCACATCTCTCCCCCAGTCACAGCCCCTCCGCACCCCGTCTCTGGTTCTTACAGATGCGGCCTAAAGTCATGTGGCACCTCCTTCGCCGGTACATGGCATCCCGGCTCCATTCCCTGCGGATGGGCGGCTACCTGTTCTCGGGCTCCCAGGCTCCCCAGCTGTCCCCCGCCCTGATGAGGGCCCTGGGCCAGAAGTGCCCCAACCTCAAGCGCCTCTGCCTGCACGTGGCCAACCTGAGCATGGTGCCCATCACCAGCCTCCCCTGCACCCTGAGGACCCTGGAGCTGCACAGCTGTGAGATCTCCATGGCCTGGCTCCTCAAAGAGCAGGACCCCACCGTGCTGCCCCTGCTCGAGTGCATCGTGCTGGACCGTGTCCCCGCCTTCCGCGACGAGCACCTGCAGGGCCTGACGCGCTTCCGCGCGCTGCGCTCGCTGGTGCTGGGCGGCACCTACCGGGTGACCGAGACCGGGCTGGATATGGGCCTGCAGGAGCTGAGCTACCTGCAGAGGCTGGAGGTGCTGGGCTGCACCCTCTCGGCCGACAGCACCCTCCTGGCCATCAGCCGCCACCTCCGAGATGTGCGGAAGATCCGGCTGACCGTGCGGGGCCTCTCGGCCCCTGGCCTGTCGGTCCTGGAGGGCATGCCGGCCCTGGAGAGTCTGTGCCTGCTGGGGCCGCTCATCACCCCAGAAATGCCTTCCCCGCATGAAAtcctctcctcctgcctcacCATGCCCAAGCTCAGGGTCCTTGAGctgcaggggctgggctgggagggtcAGGAGGCGGAGAGGATCCTGTCTAAGGGGCTACCCCACTGTATGGTCATTGTCAGGGCCTGCCCCAAAGAGTCCATGGACTGGTGGATGTGACTGCACCAGCCGACCCTGAGACCCCTCTCAGCTTTTATTAATGAGTCCCAGACCCTCTGAGCAGCACCTTACCATGGGCAGGTAATCAGGCTGGAGAGGTATGAAGGCCACAGGTAGAGAGAACCCAAGCCTTGGCTCCTTCAGATCATTGGAATCATGGTTTGCCAGCTGTGTGGCCTCTGTGACATCAGCCAGCCTCTCGGAGGCCCTGTCCTCACCTCCAGAAATGAGGAAGACCATAGCTACCTCTCGGTTATGTTGCAAAGCCTTACTCTTTACCAGCCCTGAGGCCCGAGAAGGTCCTCGATGAAGAGCCATTCTCAGGAACAGGACAGATGTGGAAGGGTGGGTTAGGAGTTAGGGAGACCTGAGGGGCCAAGGCCCCTAAGGAAGCCTGGAAGGGCTGTCAACGCATGTGCGCCAGCACACTGACACATCACTGACATGCCGACACACCACTGACACGCTGACACACCATCGATAGTCCCCCATGCACGCAGGAGACACGGAGAGAAGGGCAGATACAACTCATGCTTTGATGATCGAAATGTTAATAAAGGTTCTAAGTTGTCCTTTCAGTATTTtgtattctgtattttccaagttttccgcaatatatattattttgctattaaagaaaaataatcatgtttttcagaaaagcatttggtttattcattcaacaaatgtgtcTTCAGCCTCCGCTCTTTTGCAAGCATGGTTCTAGGCACTGAGACCACAGCAGTGACCAAAACACACGAGGAAGAAGGCAGGGTGATAAACAGGTGAACACATGCATGGAACAGTTTCAGAGACTCTGAGACAATAAACCAGAACCACGGGATGGAGGCACACGTGTTTGGTTGAGTGGGCAGGGTGGGCCTCT
Proteins encoded in this region:
- the FBXL12 gene encoding F-box/LRR-repeat protein 12 isoform X1; the encoded protein is MATFADLPDSVLLEIFSYLPVRDRIRISRVCHRWKRLVDDRWLWRHVDLTLYTMRPKVMWHLLRRYMASRLHSLRMGGYLFSGSQAPQLSPALMRALGQKCPNLKRLCLHVANLSMVPITSLPCTLRTLELHSCEISMAWLLKEQDPTVLPLLECIVLDRVPAFRDEHLQGLTRFRALRSLVLGGTYRVTETGLDMGLQELSYLQRLEVLGCTLSADSTLLAISRHLRDVRKIRLTVRGLSAPGLSVLEGMPALESLCLLGPLITPEMPSPHEILSSCLTMPKLRVLELQGLGWEGQEAERILSKGLPHCMVIVRACPKESMDWWM
- the FBXL12 gene encoding F-box/LRR-repeat protein 12 isoform X2; its protein translation is MRPKVMWHLLRRYMASRLHSLRMGGYLFSGSQAPQLSPALMRALGQKCPNLKRLCLHVANLSMVPITSLPCTLRTLELHSCEISMAWLLKEQDPTVLPLLECIVLDRVPAFRDEHLQGLTRFRALRSLVLGGTYRVTETGLDMGLQELSYLQRLEVLGCTLSADSTLLAISRHLRDVRKIRLTVRGLSAPGLSVLEGMPALESLCLLGPLITPEMPSPHEILSSCLTMPKLRVLELQGLGWEGQEAERILSKGLPHCMVIVRACPKESMDWWM